One window of the Carnobacterium maltaromaticum DSM 20342 genome contains the following:
- the adhE gene encoding bifunctional acetaldehyde-CoA/alcohol dehydrogenase — protein MAKTKTEKKVAVVEENDVQQMIDTLAAKGQAALKVLETFDQEKIDYIVHQMAMAGLDQHMPLAKMAVEETGRGIYEDKCIKNMFATESIWNSIKHNKTAGVISDDQQTQITEVATPVGVVCGVTPVTNPTSTTMFKAIISLKTRNPIIFAFHPSAQNCSAASAKVLYDAAIKAGAPEGCIQWVEKPSIEATNSLMNHPDIAIVLATGGSAMVKSAYSTGKPALGVGPGNVPSYIEKTAKIKRAVNDVIASKSFDNGMICASEQAVIVDEEIYDEVKAEFVKHQVYVVKQKEIAQLEAVVMNEGKYAVNPAIVGKSAYEIAKLAGIDVPERTKILIAEIAGAGEKYPLSREKLSPVLAMIKATSTEHAFELCDTMLELGGLGHSAAIHTLNDNLAREFGIQMKACRILVNSPTAQGGIGDLYNNMIPSLTLGCGSYGKNSVSKNVSTINLMNVKTIAKRRNNMQWFRLPSKIYFEKNSLQYLQKMENVERVFLVCDPGMVQFGYADLVIKELNKRNNAVQIEVFSQVEPNPSTNTVEKGTEAMLAFNPDTIVALGGGSAMDAAKGMWLFFEKPETEFFGAKQKFLDIRKRTYKIPALTKTQFVCIPTTSGTGSEVTPFAVITDSETHVKYPLADYALTPDVAIIDPQFVMSVPKSVTADTGMDVLTHAIESYVSVMASDYTRGLSLQAIKLVFENLKNSYELANEEAREKMHNASTMAGMAFANAFLGINHSIAHKIGGEYNIPHGRTNAILLPHVIRYNAKDPSKHALFPKYEFFRADEDYADIARFMGFKGNTTAELVESLVQEIIKLGKSLNIDMSLKGQGVTQETLDTTVDNMAELAFMDQCTTANPKEPLISELRQIIIDSYIGE, from the coding sequence ATGGCTAAGACTAAAACAGAAAAAAAAGTAGCAGTGGTAGAAGAAAATGATGTTCAACAAATGATTGATACGTTAGCAGCAAAAGGACAAGCAGCATTAAAAGTATTAGAAACATTTGATCAAGAAAAGATTGACTACATTGTTCACCAAATGGCGATGGCAGGATTAGACCAACATATGCCACTTGCAAAAATGGCTGTTGAAGAAACTGGCCGTGGGATTTACGAAGATAAGTGTATTAAAAATATGTTTGCAACAGAATCAATCTGGAATTCAATTAAACATAACAAAACAGCTGGCGTAATTAGTGATGATCAACAAACACAAATTACAGAAGTTGCAACTCCAGTTGGTGTTGTTTGTGGTGTTACACCTGTAACAAACCCAACTTCAACAACGATGTTTAAAGCAATTATTTCACTTAAAACACGTAATCCAATTATTTTCGCTTTCCATCCATCAGCTCAAAATTGTTCTGCAGCATCTGCTAAAGTTTTGTATGATGCAGCAATCAAAGCAGGTGCTCCTGAAGGCTGTATCCAATGGGTTGAAAAACCTTCAATTGAAGCAACAAATTCACTAATGAATCACCCTGATATTGCGATTGTTTTAGCAACTGGTGGTTCAGCAATGGTTAAATCAGCGTATTCAACTGGAAAACCCGCTCTTGGAGTTGGTCCTGGTAATGTACCAAGTTATATTGAAAAAACAGCAAAAATTAAACGTGCAGTTAATGATGTCATCGCTTCTAAATCATTTGATAATGGTATGATTTGTGCATCAGAACAAGCAGTGATTGTAGATGAAGAAATTTATGATGAAGTTAAAGCAGAATTTGTGAAACATCAAGTTTATGTTGTAAAACAAAAAGAAATTGCTCAATTAGAAGCAGTGGTTATGAATGAAGGTAAATATGCCGTTAATCCAGCAATTGTTGGTAAATCAGCATACGAAATTGCTAAATTAGCAGGAATTGATGTTCCTGAAAGAACAAAAATATTAATCGCTGAAATCGCTGGGGCTGGTGAAAAATATCCATTGTCACGTGAAAAATTATCTCCAGTATTAGCAATGATTAAAGCTACTTCAACTGAACATGCTTTTGAGCTATGTGATACAATGCTTGAATTAGGCGGATTAGGTCACTCAGCAGCGATTCATACATTAAACGATAATTTAGCACGCGAATTTGGAATTCAAATGAAAGCTTGTCGTATTTTAGTAAATTCACCAACAGCACAAGGTGGTATCGGTGATTTATATAATAATATGATTCCTTCATTAACATTAGGTTGTGGTTCATACGGAAAGAACTCAGTTTCTAAAAACGTATCAACAATTAACTTGATGAATGTCAAAACAATCGCGAAACGGAGAAATAATATGCAATGGTTCAGATTACCTTCAAAAATTTACTTTGAAAAAAATTCTTTACAATACTTGCAAAAAATGGAAAATGTTGAACGTGTATTCTTAGTTTGTGATCCTGGAATGGTTCAATTTGGTTATGCAGATTTAGTTATTAAAGAGCTAAATAAACGTAATAATGCGGTTCAAATCGAAGTCTTTTCACAAGTAGAACCAAACCCATCTACAAATACAGTTGAAAAAGGTACAGAAGCTATGTTAGCTTTCAATCCAGATACAATTGTGGCTCTTGGTGGTGGTTCAGCAATGGATGCTGCTAAAGGAATGTGGTTATTCTTTGAAAAACCAGAGACAGAATTCTTTGGAGCAAAACAAAAATTCTTAGATATTCGTAAACGTACGTATAAAATCCCTGCTTTAACAAAAACACAATTTGTTTGTATCCCAACAACATCAGGAACAGGATCTGAAGTAACTCCATTTGCTGTTATTACTGATAGTGAAACACATGTTAAATATCCTTTAGCAGATTACGCATTAACACCAGATGTAGCGATTATTGATCCTCAATTTGTCATGAGTGTGCCAAAATCTGTTACTGCTGATACAGGAATGGATGTACTGACACATGCGATTGAATCTTATGTTTCAGTGATGGCAAGTGATTATACTCGTGGTTTAAGTTTACAAGCGATTAAATTAGTATTTGAAAACTTGAAAAACTCATATGAATTAGCAAATGAAGAAGCAAGAGAAAAAATGCATAATGCTTCAACAATGGCTGGTATGGCTTTTGCTAACGCATTCCTAGGAATTAACCATTCAATCGCTCATAAAATTGGTGGAGAATACAATATTCCTCATGGTCGTACAAACGCAATTCTATTGCCACATGTTATTCGTTACAATGCAAAAGATCCTTCTAAACATGCATTGTTCCCTAAATATGAATTCTTCCGTGCGGATGAAGACTATGCTGATATCGCTCGCTTCATGGGATTCAAAGGAAATACAACAGCTGAATTAGTTGAATCTCTAGTTCAAGAAATTATCAAATTAGGTAAATCATTGAATATTGATATGAGCTTGAAAGGTCAAGGTGTGACGCAAGAAACACTAGATACAACTGTTGATAACATGGCTGAATTAGCCTTTATGGATCAATGTACAACTGCAAATCCTAAAGAACCATTAATCAGTGAATTGCGCCAAATTATTATTGATTCATATATTGGTGAATAA
- the mprF gene encoding bifunctional lysylphosphatidylglycerol flippase/synthetase MprF gives MDKKFKNVVAWFQKHLTWIKLFFIGFILLFVLSQVLKIASDINYQDLKNNLFSQSPLAIIVMLVGGLIAILPMLIYDFTIVKLLPGEFTKEHIFKSGWITNTFTNIGGFGGFLGASLRATFYGKSANHKEIVLAVSKIAIFLLSGLSIYSMMALGSFTFGDYGIVFRRYWPWLLGGSLYFPLVFIFTKIKSKTLFEDLPLSRELRLVFASLLEWGAAMGFFILIGYLLKEPVHLTEIFPIFVIASIVGIVSMVPGGVGTFDIFMIYGLGQIGVSKELAVIWLLFYRIFYYIIPFFIGILFFVHDGGSRINQYLDGLPKILLQKLAHVFLVSFVCFSGFMMIIISTVPNLAFDNPIFVRLYPFTFFFLTQLSNVIFGFLLLGLARGIESKVKKAYLPTIIILGFGIINTLQKDFSWGLTIFLGIVLVAVYVSRHEFKRVKLTYSWGKILLDGVVIFGTLVLYIIIGYLNSPRFHHRKPVPHYFLFPSHTVWIAGFIGVIAGIASFMLILAYLRRSKEKIGTSFDETRLMRLLSQFGGNEVSHLVFLRDKRYYFYQEENEDQIVFQYREEADKLIIMGEPIGNQAFLEKAIVHFMDEANRFGFSLVFYEVSGSLVTILHELGYDFMKVGEEGHVNLPDFTISGKKRRAERALMNKLERENFHFSILEPPFMQDTFTELKAVSDNWLNHRQEKGFSLGFFDEYYLNQAAVAVVTNEAGNIVAFASMMPSGTDKLISIDLMRHHLVDAPPGVMDYLFVQLFESNRELGYESFNMGMAPLSKVGITRYSFLSERIAGVIYRYGTKFYGFQGLRKYKEKYVTNWIPKYVAFRKKSSILFTMLQLVIVVGKKKSLTNHSNDQIE, from the coding sequence ATGGATAAAAAATTTAAGAATGTAGTTGCTTGGTTTCAAAAACATTTAACATGGATTAAACTTTTTTTTATTGGCTTTATTTTATTATTTGTTTTATCACAGGTTTTGAAAATTGCTTCGGATATAAATTACCAAGATTTAAAAAATAATTTGTTTTCACAAAGCCCACTAGCAATTATAGTTATGCTAGTTGGTGGTTTAATTGCTATTTTACCTATGCTGATATATGATTTTACAATTGTAAAACTTCTACCAGGTGAGTTTACAAAAGAACATATTTTTAAATCAGGTTGGATTACAAATACATTTACAAATATTGGTGGGTTTGGAGGTTTCTTAGGAGCTTCATTACGAGCAACATTCTATGGGAAAAGTGCCAATCATAAAGAAATTGTCTTAGCTGTTTCTAAAATTGCTATTTTTTTATTATCTGGTTTATCAATCTATTCCATGATGGCTTTAGGTAGTTTCACTTTTGGCGACTACGGAATTGTGTTTAGGCGTTACTGGCCTTGGTTATTAGGAGGTTCCCTATATTTTCCGTTAGTTTTTATTTTTACCAAAATAAAAAGCAAAACGCTATTCGAAGATTTACCACTAAGCCGTGAATTACGACTAGTTTTTGCTTCATTATTAGAATGGGGAGCAGCAATGGGCTTTTTCATCTTAATTGGCTACTTATTGAAAGAACCGGTCCATTTAACTGAAATTTTCCCTATTTTCGTGATTGCTTCAATCGTTGGGATTGTTTCTATGGTTCCAGGTGGTGTGGGAACATTTGATATTTTCATGATTTATGGCTTGGGTCAAATTGGCGTTTCTAAAGAGCTAGCTGTTATTTGGTTATTATTTTATCGGATCTTTTACTATATTATTCCATTCTTTATTGGGATATTATTTTTTGTACATGATGGCGGAAGTAGAATCAATCAATACTTAGATGGGTTACCTAAGATCTTACTACAAAAATTAGCGCATGTTTTCTTAGTTAGTTTTGTTTGTTTTTCAGGATTTATGATGATTATTATTTCAACCGTTCCTAACTTAGCTTTTGACAATCCGATATTTGTCAGACTTTATCCTTTTACCTTTTTCTTTCTTACACAGCTAAGTAATGTTATCTTTGGCTTTTTATTATTAGGTTTAGCAAGAGGTATCGAAAGTAAAGTTAAAAAAGCTTATTTACCGACTATTATTATCTTAGGTTTTGGAATTATCAATACCTTGCAGAAAGATTTCTCATGGGGATTGACTATTTTTTTAGGTATTGTCTTAGTAGCGGTTTACGTTTCTCGACATGAATTTAAACGGGTTAAATTAACCTATTCATGGGGCAAAATATTACTTGATGGAGTTGTTATTTTTGGTACATTAGTATTGTATATTATTATAGGCTATTTAAATTCACCACGTTTTCATCATCGGAAACCAGTGCCTCATTACTTTTTATTCCCATCACATACTGTTTGGATAGCAGGTTTTATTGGAGTGATTGCTGGAATAGCGAGTTTTATGTTGATTCTTGCTTATTTAAGACGTTCAAAAGAGAAAATTGGGACTTCATTTGATGAAACTCGATTAATGCGTTTGCTGAGTCAATTTGGAGGAAATGAAGTTAGCCATTTAGTATTTTTACGTGATAAGAGATACTATTTTTATCAAGAAGAGAACGAGGATCAAATTGTTTTTCAATACCGAGAAGAAGCAGATAAATTAATTATTATGGGTGAACCGATTGGAAATCAAGCCTTTTTAGAAAAAGCAATTGTTCATTTTATGGATGAAGCTAATCGATTTGGTTTTTCTTTAGTTTTCTATGAAGTCAGTGGATCACTAGTCACAATTTTGCACGAATTAGGTTACGATTTTATGAAAGTTGGAGAAGAAGGCCATGTAAATTTACCAGACTTTACTATATCGGGTAAAAAAAGGCGCGCAGAAAGAGCTTTAATGAATAAATTAGAGCGGGAAAACTTTCATTTTTCTATTTTAGAGCCCCCTTTTATGCAGGATACGTTTACTGAATTAAAAGCTGTCTCAGATAATTGGTTGAATCATAGGCAAGAAAAAGGTTTTTCATTAGGCTTTTTTGATGAGTATTATCTTAATCAAGCAGCGGTTGCAGTTGTGACAAACGAGGCTGGAAATATAGTCGCTTTTGCAAGTATGATGCCGTCAGGAACAGATAAATTAATTTCAATTGATTTAATGCGTCATCATTTGGTTGATGCTCCACCAGGGGTAATGGATTATTTATTTGTTCAACTTTTTGAGTCGAATCGAGAATTAGGTTATGAAAGTTTTAATATGGGGATGGCACCACTATCAAAAGTTGGCATCACTAGGTATAGTTTTTTAAGTGAACGGATTGCTGGCGTGATTTATCGATACGGAACGAAATTTTATGGTTTCCAAGGATTGCGTAAATACAAAGAAAAGTATGTCACAAATTGGATTCCTAAATATGTCGCATTCCGTAAGAAAAGTTCAATTTTATTTACGATGCTTCAACTTGTTATAGTTGTTGGTAAAAAAAAGAGCCTAACTAATCATTCCAATGATCAAATAGAATAA
- a CDS encoding post-transcriptional regulator: MESRQILSYERIEPWLTLKVKEFTKEGYPTITEDDLWRFLVSFSWKRTTPEHYYQQIKQIVRITVNDYLDFASLEAQVYQVESLSEMDLEGLL; encoded by the coding sequence TTGGAGAGTAGGCAAATTTTATCTTATGAACGGATCGAACCATGGCTAACTTTAAAGGTTAAGGAATTTACTAAAGAAGGCTATCCAACCATTACTGAAGATGATTTATGGCGCTTTTTAGTTAGTTTTAGTTGGAAACGAACAACTCCAGAACACTATTATCAACAAATTAAACAAATTGTTCGAATCACTGTGAATGATTATCTTGATTTTGCATCATTAGAAGCGCAAGTCTATCAAGTTGAGTCCCTTAGTGAAATGGACTTAGAGGGTTTATTATAA
- the dinB gene encoding DNA polymerase IV, translated as MDGVIQFAEPVRDTSRKIIHVDMDAFYASVEERENPDLKGKPLVIARHPKDNGGRGVVTTANYEARKFGIHSAMSAQKAYELCPHAIFVPGRHELYSEISAEIREIFKHYTDLIEPLSLDEAYLDVTENKKNLKSATQIAYLIQKEIWETLHLTCSAGVSYNKFIAKLASDYKKPAGITVIPPEKALDFLKALEIGKFYGVGKKTAEKMYERNIFNGADLYKLSELELIHLFGKMGYSLYRKVRGIDNSAVQPSRERKSVGREHTYGTPLTTEEEVLSELRFLAGKVHSSLTRNQKHGKIVVLKLRNTDYETMTKRISLPAYVKVSEEIFFHARNLWEEVGSLDKGIRLVGITITGLDPITFENIILPLWDKNKFY; from the coding sequence ATGGATGGTGTAATTCAATTTGCGGAACCTGTAAGAGATACTTCGCGAAAAATTATTCATGTGGATATGGATGCTTTCTATGCCTCTGTAGAGGAACGAGAAAATCCTGATTTAAAAGGTAAGCCTCTGGTTATCGCAAGACATCCAAAAGACAACGGGGGACGAGGTGTAGTGACAACGGCTAATTATGAAGCACGGAAATTTGGGATTCATTCGGCCATGAGTGCACAAAAAGCTTATGAACTTTGTCCACATGCTATTTTTGTTCCTGGTAGACATGAGCTTTATTCAGAAATATCAGCTGAAATTCGTGAAATTTTTAAACATTATACAGACTTAATTGAGCCGCTTTCTTTAGATGAAGCTTATTTAGATGTAACAGAGAATAAAAAAAATCTGAAAAGTGCGACTCAAATCGCCTATTTAATTCAAAAAGAAATATGGGAAACACTGCATTTAACTTGTTCAGCAGGTGTTTCATATAATAAATTTATTGCAAAACTAGCTTCTGATTACAAAAAACCAGCTGGAATCACTGTTATTCCACCAGAGAAGGCTTTAGACTTTTTAAAAGCTTTAGAGATTGGGAAGTTTTATGGAGTTGGGAAAAAAACTGCTGAAAAAATGTATGAACGAAATATTTTTAATGGTGCTGATTTATATAAGCTTAGTGAATTAGAACTCATTCATCTTTTTGGTAAAATGGGCTATTCTTTATATCGTAAGGTACGAGGGATTGATAACTCAGCAGTTCAACCTTCAAGGGAGCGGAAGTCTGTGGGACGTGAACATACTTATGGAACCCCCTTAACGACGGAAGAAGAGGTATTATCAGAACTTCGTTTTTTAGCTGGAAAAGTTCATAGTTCATTAACACGTAACCAAAAACATGGGAAGATTGTCGTTTTGAAGTTACGAAATACGGACTATGAAACAATGACGAAAAGGATTAGTTTGCCTGCTTATGTCAAGGTTAGTGAGGAAATTTTTTTTCACGCTAGAAATTTGTGGGAAGAAGTTGGATCGCTAGACAAAGGAATTCGTTTAGTGGGTATTACCATAACTGGTTTAGATCCAATTACTTTTGAAAATATTATTTTACCTTTGTGGGATAAGAATAAGTTTTATTAG
- the tgt gene encoding tRNA guanosine(34) transglycosylase Tgt: MTEPAVKYRLIKKEKHTGARLGEIITPHGTFQTPMFMPVGTLATVKSIAPEELDAMGAGIILSNTYHLWLRPGEDIVEEAGGLHKFMNWDKGILTDSGGFQVFSLSDMRRIEEEGVHFRNHLNGSKMFLSPEKAINIQNKLGPDIMMSFDECPPFDESFDYVKKSVERTSRWAERGLKAHANPDYQGLFGIIQGAGYRELREQSARDLVSMDFPGYSIGGLSVGEPKHLMNEVLEYTTPLIPEHKPRYLMGVGSADSLIDGVIRGVDMFDCVLPTRIARNGTCMTSAGRLVVKNAQYERDFRPLDEKCDCHTCKNYTRAYIRHLIKADETFGLRLTSYHNLYFLQNLMKNVRQAIMDDNLLEFREAFFEEYGFNKPNAKNF, translated from the coding sequence ATGACAGAGCCAGCAGTAAAATATCGTTTAATAAAAAAAGAAAAGCATACAGGTGCTCGTTTAGGTGAAATTATTACCCCGCACGGAACTTTTCAAACACCTATGTTTATGCCAGTTGGAACTTTGGCAACTGTCAAAAGTATTGCTCCAGAAGAATTAGATGCAATGGGAGCGGGTATTATTTTAAGTAATACGTACCATTTATGGTTGCGTCCAGGAGAAGATATTGTTGAAGAAGCCGGCGGACTGCATAAATTTATGAATTGGGATAAAGGTATTCTAACGGATTCTGGTGGATTCCAAGTATTCTCACTAAGTGATATGCGTCGGATTGAAGAAGAAGGTGTTCATTTTAGAAATCATTTAAACGGTTCTAAAATGTTTTTATCTCCTGAAAAAGCAATCAATATTCAAAATAAACTAGGTCCAGATATTATGATGAGTTTTGATGAATGCCCACCATTTGATGAAAGTTTTGATTATGTAAAGAAATCAGTCGAACGGACATCTCGTTGGGCAGAGCGCGGCTTAAAAGCCCATGCAAATCCAGATTATCAAGGCTTATTTGGTATTATCCAAGGTGCTGGTTACCGCGAGCTTAGAGAACAAAGTGCTAGAGACTTAGTTTCAATGGATTTTCCAGGATACTCAATTGGTGGTTTATCTGTCGGAGAGCCCAAACATTTAATGAATGAGGTGCTTGAATATACGACGCCTTTAATTCCTGAACACAAACCTCGTTACCTAATGGGAGTTGGTTCAGCAGATTCTTTAATTGATGGAGTTATTCGTGGAGTCGACATGTTTGATTGTGTTTTGCCAACTCGAATTGCTAGAAATGGTACTTGTATGACTAGTGCTGGTCGTTTAGTTGTGAAAAATGCCCAATATGAACGTGATTTCCGTCCGTTGGATGAAAAATGTGATTGTCATACATGTAAAAATTACACACGAGCTTATATTCGTCATTTAATTAAAGCAGATGAAACGTTTGGTTTAAGATTAACAAGTTACCATAATTTGTATTTCTTACAAAACTTGATGAAAAATGTTCGTCAGGCTATCATGGACGATAATTTATTAGAATTTAGAGAAGCTTTCTTTGAAGAATATGGTTTTAATAAACCAAATGCAAAAAACTTTTAA
- the yajC gene encoding preprotein translocase subunit YajC: MGNLIGLLPMVAVVGVFYFLMMKPQKKAADEKKKMMNALKKGDSIVTIGGLHGEIDEINESDKTVVLDCDGIYLTFERAAIARVTNSAPMVAETIVTEETVIEAPADSVEEVIVEEKTETIDETK; this comes from the coding sequence ATGGGTAACTTAATTGGCTTATTGCCAATGGTCGCTGTAGTTGGAGTTTTTTATTTTCTAATGATGAAACCTCAAAAAAAAGCAGCTGATGAAAAGAAAAAAATGATGAATGCACTAAAAAAAGGGGATAGCATTGTAACAATCGGTGGTTTACACGGTGAAATTGATGAAATCAATGAATCTGATAAAACTGTTGTACTTGATTGTGATGGTATTTATCTAACTTTTGAAAGAGCAGCAATTGCGCGTGTGACAAATTCTGCACCGATGGTAGCTGAAACAATTGTTACAGAAGAAACAGTTATTGAGGCTCCTGCTGATTCAGTAGAAGAAGTAATAGTTGAAGAAAAAACAGAAACAATCGATGAAACAAAATAA
- a CDS encoding metal-dependent transcriptional regulator — translation MTPNKEDYLKIIFELGGAHAKINNKQIVTGLNVSAASVSEMMSKLLKDGYVEHTPYQGVQLTDAGLLKAGILIRKHRLWEVFLVEHLGYSWNQVHDEAEVLEHVTSGTLADRLENYLEFPDICPHGGVIPDKDGTIVEQTLPTLIEAKVNEMIELKRVLDDRELLDYLVAAGLKIGDRCSVYEVGAYEGPITLIKDDEKIQISYKAACNMFIQIL, via the coding sequence ATGACGCCCAATAAAGAAGACTACCTAAAAATAATTTTTGAGCTTGGTGGAGCCCATGCGAAAATTAATAATAAACAAATTGTGACTGGGTTAAACGTCTCGGCTGCTTCGGTTAGTGAGATGATGTCAAAATTATTAAAGGATGGCTATGTAGAACATACTCCTTATCAAGGTGTTCAGTTAACGGATGCTGGACTTTTAAAAGCAGGAATATTAATTAGAAAGCATCGTTTATGGGAAGTCTTTTTAGTAGAGCATTTAGGGTACTCATGGAATCAAGTTCATGATGAAGCCGAAGTTTTAGAACATGTTACTTCCGGAACATTGGCAGACCGCTTGGAAAATTATTTAGAATTTCCTGACATTTGTCCTCATGGTGGTGTGATTCCTGATAAGGATGGCACGATTGTAGAGCAAACATTGCCAACGTTGATTGAAGCCAAAGTGAACGAAATGATTGAATTAAAACGTGTTCTAGATGACCGTGAGTTATTAGATTATTTAGTTGCTGCGGGTTTGAAAATTGGAGACAGATGTAGCGTATATGAAGTTGGTGCGTATGAAGGACCTATTACCTTAATAAAAGATGATGAAAAAATTCAAATTAGTTATAAAGCAGCATGTAATATGTTTATACAAATTTTATAA